One part of the Leucoraja erinacea ecotype New England chromosome 17, Leri_hhj_1, whole genome shotgun sequence genome encodes these proteins:
- the tk2 gene encoding thymidine kinase 2, mitochondrial isoform X1: protein MCVWKLRKMAVWCWNRFHQLLKLTSLRGCAARFLSGGLVKDKKLVICVEGNIASGKTTCLQYFAKYNNVEVLLEPVSKWRNVWNHNLLGLMYEDPSRWAITLQTYVQLTMLQQHSRPQTMPIRMMERSIHSAKYVFVENHYKSSIMPPVDYAVLSEWFEWIVANNNIPVDLIVYLQTSPETCYRRLKYRCRSEETVIPQEYLQSLHQLYEDWLVKQTSFKVPAPVLVIPADLDLVEMEGVYEAHRERILHPNPTGLQNRH, encoded by the exons ATGTGTGTATGGAAGCTGCGGAAGATGGCTGTGTGGTGCTGGAACCGATTTCACCAGCTGCTGAAACTGACCAGCCTCCGCGGTTGTGCAG CCCGTTTTCTCAGCGGTGGATTGGTGAAGGATAAGAAGTTGGTG ATCTGTGTTGAAGGGAACATTGCAAGTGGGAAGACTACGTGCCTGCAATACTTTGCAAAGTATAACAACGTTGAG GTGCTACTGGAGCCAGTGTCAAAGTGGAGGAACGTCTGGAATCACAACCTGCTG GGTCTGATGTATGAAGATCCATCGCGCTGGGCGATCACACTACAGACTTACGTACAACTGACCATGTTGCAGCAACACAGTCGGCCTCAG ACAATGCCGATCCGAATGATGGAGAGGTCCATTCACAGCGCCAAGTACGTCTTTGTGGAGAACCACTACAAAAG CTCCATCATGCCTCCTGTAGACTATGCCGTGCTGTCCGAGTGGTTTGAATGGATCGTAGCAAACAACAACATTCCAGTTGACTTGATAG TGTACCTGCAGACCTCACCGGAGACTTGTTACCGGAGACTGAAGTACAGGTGTCGGAGTGAGGAGACCGTTATCCCACAG GAATACTTGCAAAGTCTCCATCAACTTTATGAAGACTGGCTGGTCAAGCAGACTTCGTTCAAAGTCCCTGCACCAGTACTG GTGATTCCCGCTGACCTGGACCTGGTGGAGATGGAGGGAGTGTATGAAGCTCACAGGGAGAGGATTCTCCACCCCAATCCCACCGGCCTGCAGAATCGGCACTGA
- the tk2 gene encoding thymidine kinase 2, mitochondrial isoform X2, with protein sequence MYEDPSRWAITLQTYVQLTMLQQHSRPQTMPIRMMERSIHSAKYVFVENHYKSSIMPPVDYAVLSEWFEWIVANNNIPVDLIVYLQTSPETCYRRLKYRCRSEETVIPQEYLQSLHQLYEDWLVKQTSFKVPAPVLVIPADLDLVEMEGVYEAHRERILHPNPTGLQNRH encoded by the exons ATGTATGAAGATCCATCGCGCTGGGCGATCACACTACAGACTTACGTACAACTGACCATGTTGCAGCAACACAGTCGGCCTCAG ACAATGCCGATCCGAATGATGGAGAGGTCCATTCACAGCGCCAAGTACGTCTTTGTGGAGAACCACTACAAAAG CTCCATCATGCCTCCTGTAGACTATGCCGTGCTGTCCGAGTGGTTTGAATGGATCGTAGCAAACAACAACATTCCAGTTGACTTGATAG TGTACCTGCAGACCTCACCGGAGACTTGTTACCGGAGACTGAAGTACAGGTGTCGGAGTGAGGAGACCGTTATCCCACAG GAATACTTGCAAAGTCTCCATCAACTTTATGAAGACTGGCTGGTCAAGCAGACTTCGTTCAAAGTCCCTGCACCAGTACTG GTGATTCCCGCTGACCTGGACCTGGTGGAGATGGAGGGAGTGTATGAAGCTCACAGGGAGAGGATTCTCCACCCCAATCCCACCGGCCTGCAGAATCGGCACTGA
- the LOC129705308 gene encoding CKLF-like MARVEL transmembrane domain-containing protein 3 — MPDIEVNFPFVKSKRSVLKILEMVVAFVVFVCFAASSFSGAFLAVPLMEIFITLAFYLLYLLKLDSKITQLFWPLMDSVNSAFAALFLLVICIAAVVLRTTAGIITGSVFGFLGVVVYAVDTYVIFSLITFNQTKATSVPAR; from the exons ATGCCTGACATAGAGGTCAATTTCCCGTTTGTGAAATCCAAACGGAGTGTGCTGAAGATTCTGGAGATG GTTGTGGCCTTTGTGGTTTTTGTCTGCTTTGCTGCTTCATCATTCTCTGGGGCCTTCCTGGCCGTTCCACTCATGGAGATCTTCATCACGCTGGCCTTCTACCTCCTGTATCTGCTCAAGCTCGACTCCAAGATAACCCAGCTCTTCTGGCCGCTGATG GACTCTGTGAACTCAGCGTTTGCGGCCCTGTTCCTGCTGGTTATTTGTATCGCGGCCGTTGTCCTCAGGACCACAGCGGGAATCATCACCGGCtcg GTCTTTGGGTTCCTCGGAGTCGTAGTCTACGCAGTTGACACGTACGTAATATTCAGCCTCATAACATTCAACCAAACAAAGGCCACAAGCGTACCAGCCAGATAG
- the si:ch211-189a15.5 gene encoding uncharacterized protein si:ch211-189a15.5, translating into MSRYSKQEVYQNFLDFYQKALASGNLSPCTGEEQVLQGRLFLNSVTGTGHRFQFLDFYRLALDLIESKDSQDLEEDGFRGLSKAFELLEMLAVNLYMWPWRKEIKSIKTFTGAFVYFIQPVFPPGVLREILEKLGYVQKGGSEFVMAGEVNEEAVRQLGFEFFLARAECEVMQEMLGQAPARRLQDIVQLRCGESVRQDDGGKRLGCGSAGAGEGAGSGNEGASQSDEFPTPLHFPDHPLPLAETNAGGIFELEARGPKNDPLTSLLPDSIDLYSDTVVGGDRRYLPDMAACLSPGELGQCNSLLVLDKSLVDNARAETLGKLSPRLNLYSSSILLDNCLDGRPSNLSAGNIPDGRPLRKTDNDAMDQKPAIKQEYPDEKRSGKSPQNKSSPKCSGFTSGTGNSQKRECVSAVEIQLKNMELEMLSYPTAETVGPAMPRPMGDFASSESQGPGRSPRDPPGARVLWLNQRPQDLQTCQRPGVAECCLCSPVEIVTGQPLMDGPEFGRSSAQESGGSVVREPPQSFYIPPGSLESRSLLAPSQDPRTPRPCPDCLREHLHEQELVIGGSGDPYIYVSKLAGQGTDGEGWSTRCNHYEEDV; encoded by the exons ATGAGTAGATACAGCAAACAAGAAGTTTATCAAAACTTTCTGGACTTTTATCAGAAAGCGCTGGCCTCGGGCAACCTATCTCCCTGCACCGGAGAGGAGCAGGTGCTCCAGGGCAGACTCTTCCTCAATTCTGTGACCGGCACGGGACACCGCTTCCAGTTCCTGGACTTCTACCGCCTGGCCTTGGATTTGATTGAATCCAAGGACAGTCAAGACTTGGAGGAAGATGGTTTTCGAGGTCTGAGCAAAGCCTTCGAATTGCTGGAGATGTTGGCCGTCAATTTGTACATGTGGCCCTGGCGGAAGGAGATCAAGTCGATCAAG ACTTTCACTGGAGCCTTTGTGTACTTCATCCAACCGGTGTTCCCTCCTGGAGTTCTGCGGGAGATTTTGGAGAAGTTGGGCTACGTTCAGAAAGGAGGCAGCGAGTTTGTGATGGCGGGGGAGGTGAACGAGGAGGCGGTTAGACAGCTCGGCTTTGAATTCTTCTTGGCCAGGGCAGAGTGCGAGGTGATGCAGGAGATGCTGGGACAGGCACCTGCTCGGAGGCTCCAGGACATCGTCCAGCTGAGGTGCGGGGAGTCAGTGAGGCAGGACGACGGTGGGAAGCGACTCGGCTGTGGCTCCGCAGGGGCCGGCGAAGGGGCCGGATCGGGGAACGAGGGGGCCTCACAGTCCGATGAGTTCCCCACCCCGCTCCACTTCCCTGACCATCCCTTGCCCCTGGCAGAGACCAATGCAGGTGGGATCTTTGAGCTAGAGGCACGGGGTCCAAAGAACGACCCATTAACATCGTTGCTGCCAGACAGCATTGACCTGTACAGCGATACCGTCGTGGGAGGAGATCGGAGATATCTGCCAGACATGGCGGCTTGTTTGAGTCCCGGTGAGTTGGGGCAGTGCAATTCCCTTCTGGTTCTGGATAAATCGCTGGTGGACAATGCCCGGGCGGAAACACTGGGGAAACTCTCACCTCGACTGAATCTCTACTCCAGTTCAATCCTCCTCGACAACTGTCTGGATGGTCGGCCTTCCAATTTGAGTGCGGGCAACATTCCCGATGGGAGGCCTCTGAGGAAGACGGACAACGACGCCATGGACCAGAAACCAGCAATCAAACAGGAATACCCCGATGAGAAGAGGTCAGGGAAAAGCCCTCAGAACAAGTCGTCTCCGAAGTGCAGTGGGTTCACGAGTGGGACGGGCAACAGTCAGAAGAGGGAATGTGTTTCGGCTGTGGAGATACAGTTGAAGAACATGGAGTTGGAGATGCTGTCCTATCCCACAGCGGAGACCGTTGGGCCGGCGATGCCACGTCCGATGGGTGACTTTGCATCCTCAGAGTCACAGGGCCCAGGGCGGAGTCCACGGGATCCCCCAGGGGCCAGAGTGCTTTGGTTGAACCAGCGGCCCCAAGACCTCCAGACCTGCCAGCGCCCTGGTGTGGCCGAGTGCTGCTTGTGTTCCCCCGTGGAGATAGTCACCGGGCAGCCGCTGATGGATGGCCCCGAGTTCGGGCGCAGCTCGGCTCAGGAGAGCGGGGGCAGCGTTGTCCGTGAACCGCCGCAGTCCTTCTACATCCCACCCGGCAGCCTGGAGAGCCGGTCGCTCCTCGCCCCTTCCCAAGACCCCCGGACCCCCCGCCCCTGCCCCGACTGCCTCCGGGAACACCTTCACGAGCAGGAGCTGGTGATCGGAGGCAGCGGTGATCCCTACATCTACGTGAGTAAGCTGGCGGGGCAGGGCACGGACGGCGAGGGCTGGTCCACCAGGTGCAACCACTACGAGGAGGACGTGTAG